The Primulina eburnea isolate SZY01 chromosome 13, ASM2296580v1, whole genome shotgun sequence genome includes a region encoding these proteins:
- the LOC140810672 gene encoding filament-like plant protein isoform X1: MEKRKWLWKRKSSERSPGESESPGSISSYSDRHSDEQQDALRVSPNNGMQSSEVTSNLTIIDDEVKEHLRSLTEKLSAALVNVGAKEDLVKQHAKVAEEAVAGWEKAENEVAVLKQQLEVAVQQNLKLEVRVSHLDGALKECVRQLRKARDEQEQRISDAMVEKTGEWELTKAALDKRVLELQEQVEAARAEISTSSLEVMQKENSSLKQELESRCKDLEIIMMERDLSTQAAETASKQQLESIKKIAMLEAECRKLQAAARKSSPTNDHKSVTASYYRESETDNHSDGGERMITLDLYAYYRKRNGYKASGSDSWSSVLISELEYSKNEKPKSKTLANCGVEIGVMDDFLEMERLAALGDTKISILSAETGAANGESISVDNPLRADLERSIKLVTDMEKKLEKIEAEKLKLERALDDSHVALSASKGMLVESEIQLEELMKELAVVNEAQESLEYQLISMEAEARTMSSCVDSLKAENEKERSIAAEFKVKSQELEMELQQTKTEIRLEELQKELATVNEAKESLEYQLVIMKAEAKTMSSCVDSLKAENEKERFIAAEFKVKCQELEMELQQTKTEIRLEELLKELAAVNEVKESLEYQLISMEAEARTMSSCVDSLKAENEKERSIAAEFKVKCQELEMELQHTTTSNGELKLKKEDLVVAADKLAECQKTIASLGKQLQSLATLENFLIDTSDIPEALLKSTAFRQWRGIRSSYMM, from the exons ATGGAAAAGAGGAAGTGGTTGTGGAAGAGGAAATCCTCTGAAAGAAGTCCTGGTGAAAGTGAAAGCCCTGGATCAATTTCATCGTATTCCGACAGACACTCCGATGAACAG CAGGATGCATTGAGAGTATCTCCAAATAATGGCATGCAATCATCAGAAGTCACGTCTAATTTGACGATCATCGATGATGAAGTGAAAGAACATTTGAGGAGTTTGACAGAAAAGTTATCAGCTGCTCTAGTGAATGTCGGTGCCAAAGAAGACCTAGTTAAGCAGCATGCAAAAGTTGCTGAAGAAGCTGTTGCCG GCTGGGAAAAGGCAGAAAATGAGGTGGCTGTATTAAAACAACAGCTTGAGGTTGCAGTGCAGCAGAACTTGAAATTGGAAGTGAGAGTCAGCCATCTTGATGGTGCCCTGAAAGAATGTGTCAGACAATTGAGAAAAGCAAGAGATGAGCAGGAGCAAAGAATCTCTGATGCTATGGTTGAGAAAACTGGTGAGTGGGAGTTGACAAAGGCCGCACTTGATAAGCGAGTCCTTGAGCTCCAGGAACAAGTAGAAGCTGCCAGAGCTGAGATTTCTACTTCTAGTCTTGAGGTTATGCAGAAAGAAAACTCGTCCCTCAAGCAAGAGCTTGAATCTCGATGCAAGGATTTGGAAATTATAATGATGGAAAGGGATTTGAGCACCCAAGCTGCCGAAACTGCCAGCAAGCAACAGCTGGAGAGCATAAAAAAGATTGCTATGCTCGAGGCCGAGTGCCGAAAACTTCAAGCTGCAGCCAGAAAATCATCTCCGACCAATGATCACAAGTCTGTCACAGCTTCTTATTACAGGGAGTCTGAGACAGATAACCATTCAGATGGTGGGGAGAGGATGATCACATTAGACCTTTATGCCTACTACAGGAAGAGAAATGGGTATAAAGCAAGCGGGTCGGACTCATGGTCATCTGTCTTGATATCTGAGCTTGAATATTCCAAGAATGAAAAGCCCAAGTCTAAAACTCTAGCTAACTGTGGTGTTGAAATTGGTGTGATGGATGATTTTCTGGAGATGGAACGTCTTGCTGCATTAGGTGACACCAAGATTAGCATACTATCTGCTGAAACTGGAGCTGCTAATGGAGAATCCATTTCTGTGGATAATCCTCTTAGAGCCGACCTTGAAAGATCGATTAAACTTGTAACTGACATGGAAAAGAAGTTGGAAAAGATTGAAGCAGAGAAATTAAAACTAGAGAGAGCTTTAGATGATAGTCATGTAGCTCTCAGTGCGTCAAAAGGAATGCTGGTGGAGTCCGAGATCCAGTTGGAGGAGCTGATGAAGGAGTTGGCAGTGGTGAATGAAGCACAAGAATCACTTGAATATCAGCTCATAAGTATGGAAGCTGAAGCAAGAACCATGTCTTCTTGTGTTGATTCATTAAAagcagaaaatgaaaaagaaagatcCATAGCAGCAGAATTCAAGGTCAAGTCTCAAGAATTGGAGATGGAACTTCAGCAAACTAAAACTGAGATCAGGTTGGAGGAGCTGCAGAAGGAGTTGGCCACAGTGAATGAAGCAAAAGAATCACTTGAATATCAGCTCGTAATTATGAAAGCTGAAGCAAAAACCATGTCTTCTTGTGTTGATTCATTGAAggcagaaaatgaaaaagaaagattCATAGCTGCAGAATTCAAGGTCAAGTGTCAAGAATTGGAAATGGAACTTCAGCAGACTAAAACCGAGATCCGGTTGGAGGAGCTGCTGAAGGAGTTGGCAGCAGTGAATGAAGTAAAGGAATCACTTGAATATCAGCTCATAAGTATGGAAGCTGAGGCAAGAACCATGTCTTCTTGTGTCGATTCACTTAAggcagaaaatgaaaaagaaagatcCATAGCAGCAGAATTCAAGGTAAAATGTCAAGAATTGGAGATGGAACTTCAGCATACTACAACTTCTAATGGTGAACTAAAGCTAAAAAAG GAGGATTTAGTTGTAGCTGCTGATAAGCTTGCAGAATGTCAGAAAACAATTGCATCCCTTGGAAAACAGCTTCAATCTCTTGCAACATTGGAAAATTTCTTGATAGACACCTCCGACATACCAGAGGCTCTCCTCAAAAGCACTGCTTTCAGGCAATGGAGAGGTATTCGGTCATCTTATATGATGTGA
- the LOC140810672 gene encoding filament-like plant protein isoform X2, whose amino-acid sequence MEKRKWLWKRKSSERSPGESESPGSISSYSDRHSDEQDALRVSPNNGMQSSEVTSNLTIIDDEVKEHLRSLTEKLSAALVNVGAKEDLVKQHAKVAEEAVAGWEKAENEVAVLKQQLEVAVQQNLKLEVRVSHLDGALKECVRQLRKARDEQEQRISDAMVEKTGEWELTKAALDKRVLELQEQVEAARAEISTSSLEVMQKENSSLKQELESRCKDLEIIMMERDLSTQAAETASKQQLESIKKIAMLEAECRKLQAAARKSSPTNDHKSVTASYYRESETDNHSDGGERMITLDLYAYYRKRNGYKASGSDSWSSVLISELEYSKNEKPKSKTLANCGVEIGVMDDFLEMERLAALGDTKISILSAETGAANGESISVDNPLRADLERSIKLVTDMEKKLEKIEAEKLKLERALDDSHVALSASKGMLVESEIQLEELMKELAVVNEAQESLEYQLISMEAEARTMSSCVDSLKAENEKERSIAAEFKVKSQELEMELQQTKTEIRLEELQKELATVNEAKESLEYQLVIMKAEAKTMSSCVDSLKAENEKERFIAAEFKVKCQELEMELQQTKTEIRLEELLKELAAVNEVKESLEYQLISMEAEARTMSSCVDSLKAENEKERSIAAEFKVKCQELEMELQHTTTSNGELKLKKEDLVVAADKLAECQKTIASLGKQLQSLATLENFLIDTSDIPEALLKSTAFRQWRGIRSSYMM is encoded by the exons ATGGAAAAGAGGAAGTGGTTGTGGAAGAGGAAATCCTCTGAAAGAAGTCCTGGTGAAAGTGAAAGCCCTGGATCAATTTCATCGTATTCCGACAGACACTCCGATGAACAG GATGCATTGAGAGTATCTCCAAATAATGGCATGCAATCATCAGAAGTCACGTCTAATTTGACGATCATCGATGATGAAGTGAAAGAACATTTGAGGAGTTTGACAGAAAAGTTATCAGCTGCTCTAGTGAATGTCGGTGCCAAAGAAGACCTAGTTAAGCAGCATGCAAAAGTTGCTGAAGAAGCTGTTGCCG GCTGGGAAAAGGCAGAAAATGAGGTGGCTGTATTAAAACAACAGCTTGAGGTTGCAGTGCAGCAGAACTTGAAATTGGAAGTGAGAGTCAGCCATCTTGATGGTGCCCTGAAAGAATGTGTCAGACAATTGAGAAAAGCAAGAGATGAGCAGGAGCAAAGAATCTCTGATGCTATGGTTGAGAAAACTGGTGAGTGGGAGTTGACAAAGGCCGCACTTGATAAGCGAGTCCTTGAGCTCCAGGAACAAGTAGAAGCTGCCAGAGCTGAGATTTCTACTTCTAGTCTTGAGGTTATGCAGAAAGAAAACTCGTCCCTCAAGCAAGAGCTTGAATCTCGATGCAAGGATTTGGAAATTATAATGATGGAAAGGGATTTGAGCACCCAAGCTGCCGAAACTGCCAGCAAGCAACAGCTGGAGAGCATAAAAAAGATTGCTATGCTCGAGGCCGAGTGCCGAAAACTTCAAGCTGCAGCCAGAAAATCATCTCCGACCAATGATCACAAGTCTGTCACAGCTTCTTATTACAGGGAGTCTGAGACAGATAACCATTCAGATGGTGGGGAGAGGATGATCACATTAGACCTTTATGCCTACTACAGGAAGAGAAATGGGTATAAAGCAAGCGGGTCGGACTCATGGTCATCTGTCTTGATATCTGAGCTTGAATATTCCAAGAATGAAAAGCCCAAGTCTAAAACTCTAGCTAACTGTGGTGTTGAAATTGGTGTGATGGATGATTTTCTGGAGATGGAACGTCTTGCTGCATTAGGTGACACCAAGATTAGCATACTATCTGCTGAAACTGGAGCTGCTAATGGAGAATCCATTTCTGTGGATAATCCTCTTAGAGCCGACCTTGAAAGATCGATTAAACTTGTAACTGACATGGAAAAGAAGTTGGAAAAGATTGAAGCAGAGAAATTAAAACTAGAGAGAGCTTTAGATGATAGTCATGTAGCTCTCAGTGCGTCAAAAGGAATGCTGGTGGAGTCCGAGATCCAGTTGGAGGAGCTGATGAAGGAGTTGGCAGTGGTGAATGAAGCACAAGAATCACTTGAATATCAGCTCATAAGTATGGAAGCTGAAGCAAGAACCATGTCTTCTTGTGTTGATTCATTAAAagcagaaaatgaaaaagaaagatcCATAGCAGCAGAATTCAAGGTCAAGTCTCAAGAATTGGAGATGGAACTTCAGCAAACTAAAACTGAGATCAGGTTGGAGGAGCTGCAGAAGGAGTTGGCCACAGTGAATGAAGCAAAAGAATCACTTGAATATCAGCTCGTAATTATGAAAGCTGAAGCAAAAACCATGTCTTCTTGTGTTGATTCATTGAAggcagaaaatgaaaaagaaagattCATAGCTGCAGAATTCAAGGTCAAGTGTCAAGAATTGGAAATGGAACTTCAGCAGACTAAAACCGAGATCCGGTTGGAGGAGCTGCTGAAGGAGTTGGCAGCAGTGAATGAAGTAAAGGAATCACTTGAATATCAGCTCATAAGTATGGAAGCTGAGGCAAGAACCATGTCTTCTTGTGTCGATTCACTTAAggcagaaaatgaaaaagaaagatcCATAGCAGCAGAATTCAAGGTAAAATGTCAAGAATTGGAGATGGAACTTCAGCATACTACAACTTCTAATGGTGAACTAAAGCTAAAAAAG GAGGATTTAGTTGTAGCTGCTGATAAGCTTGCAGAATGTCAGAAAACAATTGCATCCCTTGGAAAACAGCTTCAATCTCTTGCAACATTGGAAAATTTCTTGATAGACACCTCCGACATACCAGAGGCTCTCCTCAAAAGCACTGCTTTCAGGCAATGGAGAGGTATTCGGTCATCTTATATGATGTGA
- the LOC140808811 gene encoding photosystem II 22 kDa protein, chloroplastic-like isoform X1, with the protein MAAQAMLLTANAINGGEILIRRLKPKPFSHFLLPPKETSSPPSSTSGLIVALFKAKTKAAPVKKAPAVKEKVKVEDGIFGTSGGIGFTKQNELFVGRVAMIGFAASLLGEALTGKGILAQLNLETGIPIYEAEPLLLFFILFNLLGAIGALGDRGRFVDEPTGLDRAVISPGKGLRSALGLGEGGPLFGFTKANELFVGRLAQLGIAFSIIGEIVTGKGALAQLNIETGVPITEIEPLILFNVAFFFFAAINPGTGKFLTDDGDD; encoded by the exons ATGGCTGCTCAAGCAATGCTGCTTACTGCTAATGCCATTAATGGCGGGGAGATTTTGATTCGAAGACTGAAACCGAAACCCTTTTCTCATTTCTTGCTGCCTCCAAAGGAAACTAGTTCTCCTCCATCTTCAACAAGTGGATTGATTGTTGCCCTTTTCAAGGCCAAAACCAAGGCAGCTCCTGTCAAGAAG GCCCCAGCTGTGAAAGAGAAGGTTAAGGTGGAAGATGGGATCTTTGGAACTTCTGGAGGAATCGGTTTCACAAAGCAAAATGAGCTATTCGTTGGTCGTGTTGCCATGATTGGCTTTGCT GCATCACTGCTGGGAGAAGCACTTACGGGAAAGGGAATCTTAGCACAATTGAATTTGGAAACTGGAATTCCCATCTACGAAGCTGAGCCTCTTCTTCTGTTTTTCATACTGTTTAACTTGCTAGGAGCCATTGGAGCACTAGGCGACCGTGGCCGATTTGTCGACGAACCTACCGGACTCGACAGGGCTGTTATTTCCCCTGGGAAAGGCTTAAGGTCTGCATTGGGTCTTGGTGAAGGAG GTCCTTTATTCGGGTTCACGAAAGCCAACGAGCTTTTCGTCGGTAGACTGGCACAACTTGGCATTGCATTCTCGATAATAGGAGAGATCGTCACCGGAAAAGGAGCTTTGGCGCAGTTGAATATCGAAACGGGAGTTCCCATCACTGAGATCGAACCCCTTATTCTCTTCAACGTCGCATTCTTCTTCTTCGCAGCCATAAATCCTGGCACTGGAAAATTTCTCACTGATGATGGAGACGATTAA
- the LOC140808811 gene encoding photosystem II 22 kDa protein, chloroplastic-like isoform X2, translating into MAAQAMLLTANAINGGEILIRRLKPKPFSHFLLPPKETSSPPSSTSGLIVALFKAKTKAPAVKEKVKVEDGIFGTSGGIGFTKQNELFVGRVAMIGFAASLLGEALTGKGILAQLNLETGIPIYEAEPLLLFFILFNLLGAIGALGDRGRFVDEPTGLDRAVISPGKGLRSALGLGEGGPLFGFTKANELFVGRLAQLGIAFSIIGEIVTGKGALAQLNIETGVPITEIEPLILFNVAFFFFAAINPGTGKFLTDDGDD; encoded by the exons ATGGCTGCTCAAGCAATGCTGCTTACTGCTAATGCCATTAATGGCGGGGAGATTTTGATTCGAAGACTGAAACCGAAACCCTTTTCTCATTTCTTGCTGCCTCCAAAGGAAACTAGTTCTCCTCCATCTTCAACAAGTGGATTGATTGTTGCCCTTTTCAAGGCCAAAACCAAG GCCCCAGCTGTGAAAGAGAAGGTTAAGGTGGAAGATGGGATCTTTGGAACTTCTGGAGGAATCGGTTTCACAAAGCAAAATGAGCTATTCGTTGGTCGTGTTGCCATGATTGGCTTTGCT GCATCACTGCTGGGAGAAGCACTTACGGGAAAGGGAATCTTAGCACAATTGAATTTGGAAACTGGAATTCCCATCTACGAAGCTGAGCCTCTTCTTCTGTTTTTCATACTGTTTAACTTGCTAGGAGCCATTGGAGCACTAGGCGACCGTGGCCGATTTGTCGACGAACCTACCGGACTCGACAGGGCTGTTATTTCCCCTGGGAAAGGCTTAAGGTCTGCATTGGGTCTTGGTGAAGGAG GTCCTTTATTCGGGTTCACGAAAGCCAACGAGCTTTTCGTCGGTAGACTGGCACAACTTGGCATTGCATTCTCGATAATAGGAGAGATCGTCACCGGAAAAGGAGCTTTGGCGCAGTTGAATATCGAAACGGGAGTTCCCATCACTGAGATCGAACCCCTTATTCTCTTCAACGTCGCATTCTTCTTCTTCGCAGCCATAAATCCTGGCACTGGAAAATTTCTCACTGATGATGGAGACGATTAA